In Flammeovirgaceae bacterium 311, one DNA window encodes the following:
- a CDS encoding hypothetical protein (COG3204 Uncharacterized protein conserved in bacteria), with the protein MKKLVILSLTLAGIAGMSGCDGNWYKTNVPEAVEKSFINMHPTAERVEWDVVQGFYEVDFEISTRERSAVFSADGTLIKYSEEIQDQYLPAAALEYLQEKYANQNIDEVHRVLQNQKTFFKVELENENDELVLLFNEKGLLQEQQSLITEAASFAPATAAPTTHTNAPQSPSSLPVPEAKWELPAELREVSGIALLENNILACVQDEEGIIYLYDLNKKAVTRKIEFAEGGDYEGIAVVENSAFVLRSDGALYEVTPLLDGQPKTSLYKTVLAKTQDTEGLAYDKANNRLLIAPKGYDERLGDNKGIYAFSLADKKMQQKPVITIPLAQEKLKSGGKKQKSKYDALQPSSLEIHEATGELYLLDAENFLLLSIDQQGQIQKLISLDKDQLRQPEGFTFSNSGDLYISSEGSKKGNGVILQFTNGF; encoded by the coding sequence ATGAAGAAGCTGGTGATTTTAAGCTTAACGCTGGCAGGAATTGCCGGTATGAGTGGGTGTGACGGTAACTGGTACAAAACAAACGTACCGGAAGCTGTAGAGAAAAGCTTTATAAATATGCATCCAACAGCAGAGCGGGTAGAGTGGGATGTGGTGCAGGGCTTTTATGAAGTTGATTTTGAAATAAGTACAAGGGAACGAAGCGCTGTATTCAGTGCTGATGGAACCCTTATTAAATACAGTGAAGAAATTCAGGATCAATATTTACCTGCTGCTGCACTGGAATATCTGCAGGAGAAATATGCAAACCAAAACATAGATGAAGTACACCGGGTACTGCAAAATCAAAAAACATTCTTTAAAGTAGAGCTCGAAAATGAGAATGATGAGCTAGTGCTCCTGTTCAATGAAAAAGGTCTGCTGCAGGAACAACAGTCCCTTATCACTGAAGCGGCTTCCTTTGCTCCGGCGACTGCTGCTCCTACTACCCACACAAACGCTCCTCAAAGCCCTTCTTCCCTCCCGGTGCCTGAAGCAAAATGGGAGCTGCCCGCTGAACTGCGTGAGGTATCTGGCATTGCCCTGCTGGAAAATAACATATTGGCATGTGTTCAGGACGAGGAGGGGATTATTTACCTGTACGACCTGAATAAAAAAGCCGTTACGCGTAAAATAGAATTTGCTGAAGGTGGTGATTATGAAGGCATTGCCGTAGTGGAAAATTCAGCCTTTGTGCTGCGCAGCGATGGCGCACTTTATGAGGTTACTCCTCTCCTGGATGGCCAGCCCAAAACCTCATTGTATAAAACAGTGCTGGCCAAAACACAGGATACCGAAGGCCTGGCTTATGATAAAGCAAATAACCGGCTGCTGATTGCCCCCAAAGGTTACGATGAAAGGCTTGGCGACAACAAAGGCATCTATGCATTTTCACTGGCCGATAAAAAAATGCAGCAAAAGCCAGTGATCACCATACCACTTGCGCAGGAAAAGCTAAAATCCGGAGGTAAAAAGCAGAAAAGCAAATATGATGCTTTACAGCCTTCATCACTTGAGATCCATGAAGCAACCGGAGAACTGTACCTGCTGGATGCAGAAAATTTCCTGCTGTTATCAATTGACCAGCAGGGTCAGATACAGAAACTAATATCGCTGGATAAAGATCAGCTTCGCCAGCCGGAGGGATTCACTTTCAGCAATAGCGGGGATCTCTATATCTCCAGCGAAGGCAGTAAGAAGGGAAATGGCGTAATTCTACAGTTCACAAACGGCTTTTAA